From Octopus sinensis linkage group LG14, ASM634580v1, whole genome shotgun sequence:
atacaaagcTTAACTGTgggttaaatataaataaaaatggaacCCGCAGAGAAGTTCTATGAtacttaaatttatttcattacttgttccaatcatttgtatggctatgctggggcatcagcctcaatacttatttatttatgtatttatttatgaatcaAAGTTCCACTCACGAAGTTCCACTCACAAAGTATAGGTTAACCCATAGCTATTGTAGGAGATACTCAAACAAATTGCTGTGCAGTGAGATTGGACCCAGTAACCTGTTGTtttgaagcaaacatcttaaccacacagccaaaatcTCTGCCTACAGTTTGTTCTTTGATCAAGCACACTACCTTTACTCGCTATCAATCTCCTtccaataatggtaataataattataacgattGCAGTAGTTTGCAATATTAATTCttgttcataaaaaaaataatactcaaaaaacatatttcaataatatttctgTTAATGACAAAGACAGGAAAAAGATATAATACTTCTTAAGTTTGCATTTCTTTGATCTTTCTATATTATAACCATGATGCAGTTTATTTTCTATGATCACAAATTATATCTGAAATAGCTCATCATATTGTTTGTCctcttacaaaaagaaaaagtaaaacaaatcagtctgaaatatatttcaaagaaaatataatacattCCAATAATATTCCTGTAATTTTACAAAAGTATTTATCAATATTCTATGTATTACTGTCACTGAGATATCCCCCCCTCCCGCCTCCACACTTCCagaatttttatacatttttatgtttaaatGGTAATTAATTCTTAGCTTAACTGTAATTCCTTGTCTTTCAAGATTTCAATTTTACAGTTGATTAACCGTTTTcatgctgtgttttttttatttttatatatatgtgtatgtatatatttacatatatgtaataaaataaatgtagtatatataccaaataatatttgtattttgcaaaccaatcatgtctttcttttttattttacaaatgtgtaaaagcgcaggagtggctgtgtggtaagtagcttgctaaccaaccacatgtttccgggttcagtcgtatatatatatatatgtatgtgtgtgtgtttgtgtgtctgtggttgtcctcctagcattgcttgacaaccgtgctggtgtgtttacatccccgtcacttagcggttcagcaaaagagaccgatagaataagtactgggctcacaaaggataagtcccggggttgatttgctcgactaaaggcggtgctccagcatggctgcagtcaaatgactgaaacaagtaaaagagtaaaagagtaaagagtaatatatttcaaacgtgtaaaagaacaaaagtaaaaggatttaatttgtgtgtgtgtgtgtgtgcatgtgcatatacccttgtctagacatcatgagGTAATTGAACATAGctttcatacaagtgatgttgttcatATCTAGTCTTCCATGGAAAATATATCTGACCATAGGAAGTATAACCTGGAAGCAGGTGAGTGTTGGTGGCATAAAGGTCATCCAGGAAtaggaaatttgatttaataaatcccatctaacccatgcaagcatagaaaagtcgacgttaaaatgatgatgtcgatgatgacgatgatgatgacaatatttgtaaataactgtatctatactcacacacatacatacatacatatatttggtgGACTTACCTGTCATAAATGATAGATGAGGGCTCTGCAACTTCTTGCTGAAAcacctgcacagatgatttgcttatagtgattaAATGCTTGTGTTGTTTAATAGCTCACATGTTTGtttcaaattgacattacctgtacaggtgcatgaTATGCTACATGTCTGATGGTGTGGTCGCAGACCAATGTGGAATGAATTATTTTGCTGCTCATTAGtgcaacaccccaaccactaggtcacacatcttcatatatatatatatatacaggtgttgctttgtttgcatctccataacttagcatttcaccaaaagagatcaatacaataagtatcaaacttaaaaAAACGTACTGGCATTGACTAAAGAGTTTTTGAAGCAGTACcacatcatggctgcagtctaataactcaAACTAGTaaaatgtaaaacacacacacatgtgcaaggAGAGATAGTTATAACTGTTCtagtttattgtaattttagtatagcTTTACTGACAAGCTAACCTTTTTGTTATTTCTAATTGAAGAGGATGGCTATAAGAGCACATTGAATACATCCTACTAAACACTGTTTGCCACTACTAGCTTGTTTGCACAATACAGTTGCGAGGTGAAAATAATTTGGAAGCTCACTATGCTATAAAGATTTATGTGAAACCGGGTACAGATGCCACTGAAATGGGGtgcttatggattaacttgtGTGAGCTGAACATTGGGCCTTTGCTGACCTTAGAGGCCAGGGAAAGCAAGTTAATCGGGAACCTCATGATCTCCTTTTCTGTGAGTAAGGGCATCATCTACATCGGCTGGGTTTCCTCTTATCTTCCTCCtcctgttggtgtgtttacatccctgtaacttagtagttcggcaaaagagaccgatagaataagtcctaggcttacaaagaatatgtcctggagttgatttaactaaaaaggcggtgctccagcatggccacagtcaaacgactgaagcaaataaaagaataaaagaatatattgtgtgtttatttacattatgtacattatttacattatttacatttgacgggtatttgtcctcatcttgtttgttgttaacacatttcagctgatataccctccagccttcatcaggtgtcttggggaaatttcgaacctgggttctcattcctaaggtatttttcgatgttgttgttgttgttgttattattattattattattattattattattattcaggtcactgccaggaatcgaactcagaatcttggggttagtagcccatggaGATTAAGAGTTCacttccagacagtgacctgaataataataataataataataataataataataataataataataatgataacctctgaaaaataccttaggaatgagaactcaggttcgaaatttccccaagacacctgatgaaggctggagggtatatcagccgaaacatgttaacaacaaacaagatgaggacaaatatctgtcaaatgtaaataatgtaaataatgtacatagttcctcatctcttaaatatagaactgtataatgtGTCTTGTGTGAACAAAACAGATGTACAACTGCTACTGTTAAGTTTAGAGCTCTATATAGATTGTCATCATCCAGTCTGCTTCCTGTAGAATGGTTAAGTAAGTACTATACttagtagtattactattatgatGTACCTAGCGACTGTAGGAGAAATTACAATAAACTagtttatattgtttgttcctacACACCTAAGAAAAATCTGTATTAACTTGTGTTTATCAAAatttttcatctctctttctctttctctatctttttctctctatctctctctctatatatgtgtgtgtgtatgtattcgtatagATATagccacatacatgtacatacatttacatatgtatgtgttagtgtgtgtatatatccatatgtatacacacacacactcacacacacatgtatgtgtatttgtactcATTAAATAGTACTATAAGCTTCTCAAATTAATTAGTACTACAAGTActatttaattttcaattaaataGTTCTATAAGCTTTTCAAATAATGCTTAATTCTATGTCCAAGATAATATCTGAAAATAATACCTTTCTTGCAATATGACCACATGTTATATTCCTTTTGCACAAAAGATATCTCACAACTTATTCCTGAAACAAAACAAGAATTCTCCAAGAAATAAATGTTAGTAAATCTATAATGAACAAAAACCAATCAAGAAAATCACTTACTTGATGTTTCCTTTCTGTTTGCATATCACTATGTATTCTGGGAGTGGAACCTTTCCAGCTGTAGGCTAACTCATGCTGCTTGCAAGattcttgttttgaattaaaatcctgtGAATACGAATCATTTGCTGCAGGTTGGTATAAATGTTCCTGTTGCTTCACTCCTTTAAGAGACTGTGATGAGGCATTTTTCCTCTGATAACACAGTAAGTTTCTTTGTTTGTTAGTTCGTACGACACAAAGTGCTGTAATTACGACAATGCTTACTGAGAGTGCAAGAGCCACGAATATCACAATTAGTACGAGATAGATGCGTACACTATGGGGCTCTTGCTGTAGAAACATGCTTGAAAACGAAGAGGTAGCATTACTAACAGTCACTTTTAAGGATAAATTAGTTGATGTGGCTAATATAGGTGAGCCACTGTCTTTAGCAATGATTTCAAGGTGATACAACCCGGTATCTTTCTGGAATAGTTGCCGCGTAAAAGAGAGCACACCTGAGTATTTGTCAAGCTGAAATAAATTCTTTTGATTACCTGCTGATATTTCATATTGAAGAAAGGCATTAATGTTAATATCATCATCCACAGCTCTGAGAACAGTTATGTTTCTGGATCCCCAAGAGTAAAAATAAACGTCCATTATAAAATTGGAGTGACGGGGGAAAATAAAGTAAGGACTATTGTCGTTTTGGTCCAAGACAGTTACGGTTGTATTTACAGTATTATTGAGAACTGGAATCCCTTTATCTTTCACAagtatttgaaaatgatattcttcttgttcttctcggTCTAAAGCGTCTGTCGTTGAAATGAAACCAAAGTCAGAAATTTCAAAAGGCAGACGTTCTCCCTTCTTTGATAACAAGAAATAAGACAGCTGCCCTCCTGGGCCTAAATCTAAGTCATTTGCACTGACAAGTCCAATGGGGAAATTTGGCTTCTGATTTTCATGCACGGAAAATTTAAATTCATCTTTAGAAAATTCTGGTCTCATATCATTGATGTCTTCTAGTTCTATAATAACTGACTTGTTTGTCTCTAAAGGAGGCGTCCCATGATCTCTACAAGAAATGGTGAAATTTACACTGACTTCCAGTTCTCGATCTATTTCTTCTTTGAGAAtcactttatatttatttgaacCTAAACTCTCGAGTTCAAATTTCTTAGCTCTGAGCTTACAATAAACTTCTCCATTTTTTCCAGCATCATCATCTGTAATTTTAACAAATGCAATGAAGCTGCCAATTTCAATCGCTTCAGAAATATacaccttttcttctttttcttttgagatgaaatttatatctatttttggtGCCTTGTTTTGTTGGTTTATAATGTTTACCAGCATCAGTGCTATGGAACTAAGAGGTGGGTTACCTTGATCTGTAGCTTTGATGAAAAGCTTGCATGACTGGTTcaatttagaattgaaattttctgTAAAGAAAAGTTGACCTGTTTTTTCATTCAATTGAAAAAAAGATCTATTTATCATTGAAGTTTTTGTACTGAAGTGGTAGGAAATTTTCCCATTGTCTCCAGAATCTTGATCAATAGCTGACAATGTGGCTATTGGTTTGCTCCACTGATGCTTATATATAACAGTTATATTGTATACATTCTGAACAAAAGATGGGGCATTGTCATTAATATCTTCCACTGTTATCAAAATTTCTAACTGGCTTTTCTGCGATGGAAATCCACTATCTTCTgcaataatttgaattttatatgaaTCATTTTTCTCTCGATCAATTCTTTCATTCAGTCTTATACCAAGAGTTGATGTGCTGTCTACATTTTCAGAAACTGTGAGTTCAAATGGATCACCTTCATGTTTTAGAAGTTTGTAATTAATCTGAGAGTTCAAAGCACCCACATCTTTGTCCACTGCATTAGGTATGTGTTTAGTGATGCCTTTCCCATCCCCTTCAGAGAACCGAAGTAAAATTTGGTCCTTTAGGAACTCAGGTTTATGATCATTCACATCACTTATtataacttttatttctaatatcTTAATAAACGATTGTTGGAACCTCACTGCAACAACAATTATTCTAGAACATTCTTTATCATATTCACAAAGAATTTCTGCATCTAAAGGTTGAATGGCATAGAGTTTACCTGTTTGGGTGACATTGAACAGATGGAAATTTGCATTACCACCCTGTTGTAATTGGCTAAACCAAATCAATTTGTGCCTGTTTGAAAGGATTCCCTTTTCAGACTGAATATCAGTGGCTACATCTCCCAGATACGTAATTGGATTATTCGTCTCCTTAACATGGTAGATAAGATCAATGCACAATGTTGTGCATACAGCTGAGAGGATTAGAAATAATACTTGCTTTTGCATCTTGATGTTCCTATGTAATACATCAACATGTCCTTTTCAAAAGAAAGGCTGTACAAACCACAATTCATGCTGGAATATAAAGCAAAAAGATTACAATTTTTCGCATCAAGCAATCTTTGAAGTTTCTAGTTTATTTTCATAGCATCTTGACTTAAGCAAACATTTTACAATTCAGGCACTTTGGATTCTTTGAATGAAGCAGTTCAACATATGCATTTAtgagtgtgtctgagtgtgcatTTGCGTATGcgattatttatgcatgtatatatgtttgtatgtaggtatacatatcacgtgatcacgtgatcacgtgaccgaccagactatcagatgttgctacacatcgctggtcacaatgcgttcgcattgttttagccttcgaacgacgccaccccgctggctaagcgagcaggccgacagaagaaagagtgggagaaagagtggtgaaagagtacagcagggatcaccaccccctgccggagcctcgtggagctttttaggtgttttcgctcaataaacacacacaacgcccagtctgggaatcgaaaccgcgatcctccgaccgcgagtctgctgccctaaccactgggccattgcgcctccacaggtatacatatatacatgtatatatatagacagtagCAAACTGGGTCTAAAGATATTGGTTGCCAGGGGACTAAGGGGGCTTACCTGCAACTTCAAAGTGGCCAACCCATAACTACAATGatatcatttaatgttttttgct
This genomic window contains:
- the LOC115218977 gene encoding putative protocadherin beta-18 produces the protein MQKQVLFLILSAVCTTLCIDLIYHVKETNNPITYLGDVATDIQSEKGILSNRHKLIWFSQLQQGGNANFHLFNVTQTGKLYAIQPLDAEILCEYDKECSRIIVVAVRFQQSFIKILEIKVIISDVNDHKPEFLKDQILLRFSEGDGKGITKHIPNAVDKDVGALNSQINYKLLKHEGDPFELTVSENVDSTSTLGIRLNERIDREKNDSYKIQIIAEDSGFPSQKSQLEILITVEDINDNAPSFVQNVYNITVIYKHQWSKPIATLSAIDQDSGDNGKISYHFSTKTSMINRSFFQLNEKTGQLFFTENFNSKLNQSCKLFIKATDQGNPPLSSIALMLVNIINQQNKAPKIDINFISKEKEEKVYISEAIEIGSFIAFVKITDDDAGKNGEVYCKLRAKKFELESLGSNKYKVILKEEIDRELEVSVNFTISCRDHGTPPLETNKSVIIELEDINDMRPEFSKDEFKFSVHENQKPNFPIGLVSANDLDLGPGGQLSYFLLSKKGERLPFEISDFGFISTTDALDREEQEEYHFQILVKDKGIPVLNNTVNTTVTVLDQNDNSPYFIFPRHSNFIMDVYFYSWGSRNITVLRAVDDDININAFLQYEISAGNQKNLFQLDKYSGVLSFTRQLFQKDTGLYHLEIIAKDSGSPILATSTNLSLKVTVSNATSSFSSMFLQQEPHSVRIYLVLIVIFVALALSVSIVVITALCVVRTNKQRNLLCYQRKNASSQSLKGVKQQEHLYQPAANDSYSQDFNSKQESCKQHELAYSWKGSTPRIHSDMQTERKHQNFLDDMVIIYDGPRIQSSFKPEFLGNYNEMSEVSSCNYTGHGWTEADANHYEELLDIYAFPIKHQNRKTSCKSLSKSIEDQNFMYRETSDNMAYGSSSNLSSKPKPGSMFCTKPLPEIPQKMFPSTSLNV